The following coding sequences lie in one Micromonospora sp. R77 genomic window:
- a CDS encoding response regulator transcription factor has translation MSTGVRVMVVDDHPMWREGVARDLAEAGHQVVATSGEGRQAVRVAAAARPDLVVLDLQLPDVSGVEVIRGLRAALPDVRVLMLSASGEPQSVLDAVKAGATGYLVKSAAPAEFLDAVRRTAAGEPVFTPGLAGLVLGEYRRLAAGPPAGSAYDEAPRLTERETEVLRLVAKGLSYKQIAERLGVSHRTVQNHVQNTLGKLQLHNRVELTRYAIERGLDD, from the coding sequence ATGAGCACCGGCGTACGGGTGATGGTGGTCGACGACCACCCGATGTGGCGCGAGGGGGTGGCCCGCGACCTCGCCGAGGCCGGGCACCAGGTCGTGGCCACCAGCGGGGAGGGCCGGCAGGCGGTCCGGGTGGCCGCCGCCGCCCGCCCGGACCTGGTGGTGCTGGACCTGCAACTGCCGGACGTCTCCGGGGTGGAGGTGATCCGGGGACTGCGCGCGGCGCTGCCCGACGTGCGGGTGCTGATGCTGTCGGCCAGCGGTGAGCCGCAGAGCGTCCTGGACGCGGTGAAGGCCGGCGCGACCGGCTACCTGGTGAAGTCCGCCGCGCCGGCCGAGTTCCTCGACGCGGTCCGGCGCACCGCGGCCGGCGAGCCGGTCTTCACCCCGGGTCTGGCCGGCCTGGTGCTGGGGGAGTACCGCCGGCTGGCGGCCGGCCCACCCGCCGGCTCCGCGTACGACGAAGCACCCCGGCTCACCGAACGGGAGACCGAGGTGCTGCGCCTGGTGGCGAAGGGGCTGTCGTACAAGCAGATCGCCGAGCGGCTCGGGGTCTCGCACCGGACGGTGCAGAACCACGTGCAGAACACGCTGGGCAAGCTCCAGCTGCACAACCGGGTCGAGCTGACCCGCTATGCGATCGAGCGGGGCCTGGACGACTAG